The following proteins are co-located in the Pseudomonas sp. DY-1 genome:
- the miaB gene encoding tRNA (N6-isopentenyl adenosine(37)-C2)-methylthiotransferase MiaB — translation MAKKLYIETHGCQMNEYDSSRMVDLLGEHQALEVTEHAEEADVILLNTCSIREKAQEKVFSKLGQWRELKRQNPELVIGVGGCVASQEGAAIRERAPYVDVVFGPQTLHRLPEMIDAARVTRKPQVDISFPEIEKFDRLPEPRVDGPSAFVSIMEGCSKYCTFCVVPYTRGEEVSRPFDDVLAEVIHLAENGVREITLLGQNVNGYRGLTHDGRIADFAELIRVVAAVDGIERIRYTTSHPLEFSDALIQAHAEVPELVKFVHLPVQAGSDRILAAMKRNHTTLEYKSRIRKLKAAVPDICISSDFIVGFPGETDKDFEATMKLVEEVGFDFSFSFIYSSRPGTPAADLLDDTPEDVKKQRLQILQTRIHQQGYEISRRMVGNVQRILVSDFSKKDPGMLQGRTENNRIVNFRSANPRLIGQFVDVHIDDALPHSLRGSLLEESPH, via the coding sequence ATGGCCAAGAAGCTCTACATCGAAACCCACGGCTGCCAGATGAACGAGTACGACAGTTCGCGCATGGTCGATCTGCTCGGCGAACATCAGGCGCTGGAAGTCACCGAACACGCCGAAGAAGCCGACGTGATTCTGCTCAACACCTGCTCGATCCGCGAGAAGGCGCAGGAGAAGGTGTTCTCGAAACTTGGCCAGTGGCGTGAGTTGAAGCGGCAGAACCCGGAGCTGGTCATCGGCGTGGGTGGCTGCGTAGCCAGCCAGGAAGGTGCCGCCATCCGTGAGCGCGCACCCTATGTGGACGTCGTGTTTGGCCCGCAAACGTTGCACCGATTGCCGGAAATGATCGACGCCGCACGCGTCACCCGCAAACCCCAGGTGGACATCAGCTTCCCGGAAATCGAGAAGTTCGACCGACTGCCCGAACCCCGCGTCGATGGCCCCAGTGCGTTCGTCTCGATCATGGAAGGCTGCAGCAAGTACTGCACTTTCTGTGTGGTGCCCTACACCCGCGGCGAGGAAGTCAGCCGTCCGTTTGACGACGTACTGGCCGAAGTCATCCACCTGGCAGAGAACGGCGTGCGTGAAATAACCCTGCTGGGCCAGAACGTCAACGGCTACCGCGGTCTGACTCATGATGGCCGCATCGCCGACTTCGCCGAGCTGATCCGTGTGGTGGCCGCCGTCGATGGTATCGAGCGCATTCGCTACACCACTTCGCACCCGCTGGAGTTCTCCGACGCGCTGATCCAGGCCCACGCAGAAGTGCCGGAACTGGTGAAGTTTGTCCACTTGCCAGTGCAGGCGGGCTCCGATCGCATCCTCGCGGCCATGAAGCGCAATCACACCACACTGGAATACAAGTCACGCATCCGCAAGCTGAAGGCGGCGGTGCCGGACATCTGCATCAGCTCGGACTTCATCGTTGGTTTCCCCGGCGAGACCGACAAGGATTTCGAGGCCACCATGAAGCTGGTGGAAGAAGTCGGCTTCGACTTCTCCTTCTCCTTCATCTACAGCTCGCGCCCCGGCACCCCCGCAGCCGATCTGCTAGACGACACACCGGAAGACGTGAAGAAACAGCGCCTGCAGATCCTGCAGACGCGCATTCACCAGCAGGGCTACGAAATCAGCCGACGAATGGTCGGCAACGTCCAGCGCATCCTCGTCAGCGACTTCTCCAAGAAGGACCCGGGCATGCTCCAGGGCCGCACGGAGAACAATCGCATCGTCAACTTCCGCAGCGCCAACCCGCGCCTGATCGGCCAGTTCGTCGATGTCCACATCGACGATGCCCTGCCCCATTCCCTGCGCGGCAGCCTGCTCGAAGAAAGCCCGCACTGA
- a CDS encoding PhoH family protein, translating into MNASLDLHRFTLEPFEARRFANLCGQFDEHLRLIEQRMDIEIRNRGNQFELVGDPQRTRATENLLRRLYRETEAIELSPDMVHLFLRETGMEEAANPKTEAVSLRTRKGNIRPRGANQQRYVKSILDHDINFGIGPAGTGKTYLAVACAVDALEREQIRRILLVRPAVEAGEKLGFLPGDLSQKIDPYLRPLYDALYEMLGFDHVAKLIEKQVIEVAPLAYMRGRTLNNSFIILDESQNTTLEQMKMFLTRIGFGSTAVITGDITQIDLPRGTKSGLTHVIDVLRDVPGISFTHFKSQDVVRHPLVQRIVEAYDRFDSRQQPAKTKPADNDPGAIDDNA; encoded by the coding sequence TTGAACGCCTCCCTGGATCTGCACCGCTTCACCCTGGAACCTTTTGAAGCCCGCCGCTTCGCCAATCTGTGCGGCCAATTCGACGAGCACCTGCGCTTGATCGAACAACGCATGGACATCGAAATCCGCAATCGCGGTAACCAGTTCGAACTGGTCGGCGACCCTCAACGCACCCGCGCTACGGAAAATCTCCTGCGCCGCCTCTATCGCGAAACCGAGGCCATCGAGCTGTCGCCCGACATGGTGCACCTCTTCCTGCGCGAAACCGGCATGGAAGAGGCGGCCAATCCCAAGACCGAGGCTGTGAGCCTGCGCACCCGCAAGGGCAACATTCGTCCACGCGGCGCCAACCAGCAGCGCTACGTGAAGTCGATCCTCGATCACGACATCAACTTCGGCATCGGACCGGCCGGTACCGGCAAGACCTACCTGGCCGTGGCCTGCGCCGTGGACGCCCTGGAGCGCGAGCAAATCCGCCGTATCCTGCTGGTGCGTCCGGCGGTCGAGGCTGGCGAGAAGCTCGGCTTCCTCCCCGGCGACCTTTCCCAGAAGATCGACCCTTATCTGCGCCCACTCTACGACGCCCTTTACGAGATGCTCGGCTTCGACCACGTGGCCAAGCTGATCGAGAAGCAGGTGATCGAGGTCGCACCGTTGGCCTACATGCGCGGTCGCACCCTTAACAACAGCTTCATCATTCTCGACGAGAGTCAGAACACTACCCTCGAGCAGATGAAGATGTTCCTGACCCGTATTGGTTTCGGCTCCACCGCTGTCATCACTGGTGACATCACCCAGATCGACCTGCCGCGCGGCACGAAGTCCGGCCTGACCCATGTGATCGATGTGCTGCGTGACGTGCCGGGAATCAGCTTCACCCACTTCAAGTCCCAGGACGTGGTGCGCCATCCGCTGGTCCAGCGCATCGTGGAAGCCTATGACCGCTTCGACAGCCGTCAGCAGCCTGCCAAGACCAAACCAGCCGACAACGATCCGGGCGCTATAGACGACAATGCTTGA